The Plantactinospora sp. KBS50 sequence CTGGTCCAGACTGGCCACGTCGTCGAGCCGTCCGGTGATCTCGTCGACCAGCTCGCGGCTGCGTTCCTCCCGCTCCGCGGTGCTCAACGACTCCGCGGGCGAGAACCGGGTCTCGAACAGCCGCACCAGCAGGCCGGCCAGCTCCGGATAGGCGATGAAGGTGGACTCCATGTAGTCCTGCGAGAAGACCGTTCCGGCCTGGCGCAGGTACTTCGCGTACGCGCGCAGCACCACGACCTGACGCCAGGTGAGCCCGGCGCGCAGGACCAGTTCGTTGAAGCCGTCGATCTCCGCCTCGCCCCGCCAGGTGGCGGAGAAGGCGTTCTCCATGTTGGGGCGAACCTCGACCAGGTCGCGGGACGCCTCGGGGAGTTGGAGGCCGAAGTCGTACAGCCAGATCCGGCCGTCCACCCGATCCACCTGGTACGGGTGCTCGTCGACCACCCGGACGCCGAGCGAGTGCAGCACCGGCAGCACCGCCGAGAGGATCATCGGCTCGCCGTACCGGTAGACCTTGAACCGGACGTCCATCGCGTCCGGCCGGTCCGCGTGCTGCTTGCGGAACAGGTGCATCTCCAGCTGGCCGGGCTCCTCCAGCAGCTCCAGCTTGGCCAGGTCCTTCATCGCCTCGTACGGGGTGTGCCCGTCCTTGTAGCCCTCGGGGAAGGCGTCGGCGTACCGCGTGAACAGGTGCTTGGCCTGCTCGTCGCCGAGCTTGCGTTCCAGCACCAGCCGGTAGTCGTCGTCCCACAGCCGGGTGGCGTCGGCCAGTTCCTCGGCCAGCAGGTCGGCGTCCACCTCCCCGGGTGGGCTGGTCGGGTCCGTACGCACGATGAAGTGCACCCGGGCCAGCATCGACTCGGTCACCCGGGTGGTGTAGTCCACCCCGACGCCGTTCAGCCGGCGCAGCAGGATCTCCTGCATGCGCAGCCGGTTCTGCGTGGTGAACCGGTCCCGGGGCAGGTACACCAGGGCCGAGATGAACCGGCCGTAGCCGTCCCGGCGCAGGAACACCCGCAGCTGCCGGCGCCCGGCCATCCGCAGCACGCCGATGACCGCGTGGTACAGGTCGTCGGTCTTGATCTGGAACAGCTCGTCCCGGGGGTAGGTCTCCAGGATCTGCAACAGGTCCTTGCCGGAGTGGCTGCGCGGGCTCAGCCCGGAACGGTCCAGCACCTCGGCCACCTTCCGCCGGACCACGGGCAGTTCGCGCACGCTGGTCCGGTAGGCCGCGGTGGAGAACAGCCCGAGGAACCGGCGCTCCCCGACCACGTCCCCGGCGTCGTTGAAGATCTTGAACCCGATGTAGTCCAGATAGGCCGACCGGTGCACCGTGGCCCGGGAGTTCGCCTTGGTGATGATGAGCAGGCGCCGCTCCAGCACCTTCTCGTGCGCCTCCGGCGGCAGCGAGGACAGCGACCGGGCGTGCGTGGAATCCTGCCGCAGGATGCCCAGACCGGTGCCGAGCACCGCTTCCAGGGCCTGCTCCGCGCCGCCGGTCCCGCCCGCTCCCGCCGTGCCGGTGCCGGTCGCTCTCGCGGTGCCGGTGCCGGTGCCGGTCGCTCTCGCCGTGCCGGTGCCGGTCGCTCTCGCCGTGCCGGTGCCGGTCGCTCTCGCCGTGCCGGTCGCTCTCGCCGTGCCGGTGCCGGTCGCGGTGTCGGCCGGGACGTCGACCAGCCGGTACTCCCGGTAGCCGAGGAACGTGAAGTGCTCGTGGGCCAGCCAGCGCAGCAGCTCCACCGAGTCGGTGATGTCCTTCTCCGGGACCGGCGGCCGGGTCTCCGACGTACGCGCCGCGGCCAGCTCGTCGGCGAGCGCCAGGGCACGCTGGCGCATCTTCGGCCAGTCCTCCACCGCCTCGCGGACGTCCGTGAGCACGCGCTGCAACTCGCGCCGCAACTGGTCCCGGCCGGCCACGTCGCGGATCGGATCGATCTCGATCCGCATCCAGCTTTCGATGATGTCCCCGGCGATCGCGTCGTCCGGCTCGACGTCCGCGGCCACCTCGGTCAACTTGCCGAGCGGCTCCCGGCGCACCACCACCAGCGGGTGCACCAGCAGGTGCACGTCGAGGTGCTGCGCCGTGAGCAGGGCCGTCACCGAGTCGACCAGGAACGGCATATCGTCGGTGACGATCTCGATGACCGTGTGCTGCTGTTCCGGCGCCGGCTCGTGGATGCGGAGCTTCAACTCGCCCGGTACGCGCTGCTGGGCCAGGTCACGGTGGGCCCGCGCGGCGTCCAGCATCTCCTCCGGGGTGAAGCCGATCAGTTCCTCGTCCGGCGCGAACCGCCAGAACCGGTCCACCAGGGTCGCCGCGTCGTGATCGTCCCCGGCGAGCGCCACCGCCTGCGCGACCAGCCGCTCCGCGTTGGGCACCGGCTCGTCGAGATCGGAGTCCTCGGCGTCGTCGGCGAGGGCACCGGGCGGCAGGCCCAGGTCGTACAGGGTGTCGATGCTGGCTCCCGCCACGCCCGTCACCTCGGTGTCCAGCCGGGCGCTGGTACCCGCGACGATCACCTCGTCGCTGTCGGCCGCGGTGTCGAAACTGTCCTCCGGATCGGTGCCCACCTCTCGGGTGTCGGGTACCGGTTTCGTCGCCGGACGCCGGTCCATGCGTGCCACTCCCCTCGACCCACAGCGTCGTGGGTCACTCGCGGCCCAGCCTATGCCCTCCCGTGCGCCGCCCCCGTCGGTGGATCTGGGGCGGGTCGCGGGGCCGGGCAAGCGACCGATCGCCTGTTGCGCCGCTGATGGACGTTCGGTGTGTACCCCGGCTGTACCCGTCATCACACCCGCCGTTGCGCCAGTTGTGACCCGAGCCACCGCCGGTCGGGCAACGGCGCTGGACGGCGCGTACTACGGTCGGTTCGGCCCCGAGCAAGGTCGACTTTTCGCCAGACGCCCGAAAGGTGTCCCCATGCGTGCCGCGTACCTGGTCCGTGCCGAATCTCCGCTTCGGCGCGGGCGGTTGCGCGCGAAGCCGGCCGGAGCGGGACATCGGGTACGACCCGCCCGGCGGCCGCCCGCGTGGGTACGCCCCACCCGGCGGCTGCCCGCGGCGCTCGCGGGGCTGTCGCTGCTGGCCGCCGGGCTCAGCGGCTGTTCGAGCCCGGGGCCGGAGTCGGCGCTCGACGCGTTCCTGGCCGGCTGGCGGGACGGCACCCTGGACAAGCTCGCCTTCATCGACCCGAGCGGCCGGAAACTGCCCGCGACGGACGTCGCCGACGAACTCAAGCACCTCACCGGTGACCTGGCCGGCGCCGTCCCGGGGTTGCGCGTCGACGGCAAGGTCACCGGGAACGGCGGGTTGGCCACCGCCACCGTCGCGGTCGACTGGCCGCTGCCCGGCGACGGCCACTGGACCTACCCGACCACGGTACGGCTGAAGCAGGGCCAGGACGACGCCTGGCAGATCATCTGGGAACCGAAGCTGGTGCAGAACGATCTCACCAGCGGCGACCAGTTGTCGGTCACCAGGCTGCCGGCCAAGCGCGGCGACGTGCTCGACGCCGCCGGGAAACCGCTTGTCACGTCCCGTCCGGTGGTCCTGGTGGGGGTCGACCCCGGGCAGGTGACCGACGCGAAGGACCTGACCCGCAAGCTCGACGAGGCGTTCCGGGCGATCCGACCGCCGCTCACCCCGCCGATCGACCTCGGCGACCTGCCCGAACGGATCGCGGCCGGCACGCCCGGCTCCCGGGTGGAGGTCGTGACGTTGCGCAAGGACGCCTACGACCAGATCCGGTCCCGGATCCGGCCGCTGCCCGGGACCGTGTTCCTGACCGCCGAGCGGGAGCTGTCGCCCAGCCGCGAGTTCGGCCGCGCCGTGCTCGGCACCGTCGACGACGTACAGAAACAGGACATCGACGCCGACCCGGCGACGTACGGCTACGGCGACCGGGTCGGCCACGGCGGCATCGCGGGCGCCTACGACAAGCAGTTGCGCGGCGTGCCCGGCGCCAGCGTGCAGATCATGCGCCAGGACCCGGAGGGCGCGCTCAAGCCGATCAGCGAGGTCTTCCGCCGGGAGCCGCAGCCCGGCGCGGCACTGCGGACACGGCTGGACACCGGTACGCAGACGGCCGCCGACGCGGCGGTGGCCACCCAGCCCGGCCACCGGACCGCCCTGGTCGCGCTGCGGATCAGCGACGGGTCGATCCTGGCCGCCGCCAACGGTCCGGGCGCCGCCGAGGAGAACCTCGCCTTCACCGCGCAGGTCCCGCCCGGCAGCACCTTCAAGATGGTCACCGCGCTCGGCCTGCTGGACGCCGGGGCGGTACAGGCGGAAACGCCGGTGGACTGCCCGAAGACCTTCCTGGTCGAGGGCCGTACGTTCAAGAACTCCGACTTCTTCGAGCTGGGCACGGTGCCGTTCCGCACCGACTTCGCCAAGTCGTGCAACACCGCCTTCGCCGCGCTGGCCCCGAAGCTGGGCGCCGACGGTCTGGCGGCCGCGGGCCGTACCCTCGGGTTGGAGGGATCCTGGCAGGTCGGGCTGGACGCCTTCACCGGAAAGGTCTCCACCGGCGGTCCGGGCGTGGAGCGGGCCGCCGCCGCGATCGGCCAGGGCACGACGCTGGTCAGCCCGCTGGCGATGGCCTGCGCGACCGCCGCGGTGGCCCGCGGGCAGTGGTCCCAACCCACGCTCGTCGCGCCGGACACCCCGGACGTCCCGGCCGCGGCCGGGCCCGGACCGCAGCTCAAGGCCGGCTCCGTCGAACCGCTGCGGGCCATGATGCGCGAGGTGGTCACCGCGGGTACGGCCACCAGCCTGGCCAAGGTGCCGGGCGACCCGGTGTACGGCAAGACCGGCACCGCGGAGTACGACAACGACCCGGCGCACGCCCACGCCTGGTTCGTCGGCTGGCAGGGCGACATCGCCTTCGCGGTCTTCGTCGAGCAGGGCGGATCGAGCACCGCCAGCGCGGTGCCGATCGCCGAGAAGTTCCTCCGCGCCCTGCCCGCCCGCCGCTGAACCGACAGCCGCGCACCGCCGGCCCGCCGCTGAACCGACGGCCGCGCTGAACCGACGGCCCCCGCCGCTGAACCGACAGCCGCGCTGAACCGACGGGCGCGCGCCGCCGGCCCGCTGGCCCGCCGCTGAACCGACAGCCGTGCCGAACCGTCAGCCGCGCCCCTGCCGGGCCTCGTCAGTCGGGCCGCTGCGCGACGAACACCATCTCGCGGCCGGGCCGGTCCGGCGCCTGCCGTACGTCGCGCACCGCGAAGCCGGTCGCGGTCAGCCCGGTGCTCACCTCGTCGCGGTGCCGGAAGCGCAGGGTGGACTCCGAGGTCAGCCGCGCACCGTCGGCCGCGAAAACGTAGCTCCCGCGGAACGAGACGAGGTCGCCGTGCACGCCGAGCAGGTCCACCCAGGACTCGACGGCACCGACGCCGGGTACGACCGTACGCTGGTGTGACCGGTCGTGGTTCCACTCCAGCCAGGCCCGCGCCGCCGGGTCGCGGGTTTCGAAGACCAGCCGGCCGCCCGGCCGCAGCGCCGCGTACGCCGCCCGCAGCACCGCCGTCCAGTCCTCGTCGGTCAGGAAGACCTGCGCGACGTTCGCGGTCATCGTGACAAGATCGACTTGAAGCGCGGGCAGGTCGGTGACGTACCCGTGGATCCAGCGCACCCGGTCGGCGCCGGGCTTGGCGCGGGCGACCTCCAGCGAGGCCGCCGCCGGGTCCATCCCGATCACGGCCAGGCCGCGTTCGGCGAGCAGGCAGGCGAACGTACCGGTGCCGCAGCCGACGTCCAGCACGCTGCGCGCACCGAACTCGTCGGCCATGGCCAGGTACGCGTCCAGGTCGCTGCGATCCGGGTCCAGCGGATCGTAGATCGCGGCCAGGCG is a genomic window containing:
- a CDS encoding penicillin-binding transpeptidase domain-containing protein, producing the protein MRAAYLVRAESPLRRGRLRAKPAGAGHRVRPARRPPAWVRPTRRLPAALAGLSLLAAGLSGCSSPGPESALDAFLAGWRDGTLDKLAFIDPSGRKLPATDVADELKHLTGDLAGAVPGLRVDGKVTGNGGLATATVAVDWPLPGDGHWTYPTTVRLKQGQDDAWQIIWEPKLVQNDLTSGDQLSVTRLPAKRGDVLDAAGKPLVTSRPVVLVGVDPGQVTDAKDLTRKLDEAFRAIRPPLTPPIDLGDLPERIAAGTPGSRVEVVTLRKDAYDQIRSRIRPLPGTVFLTAERELSPSREFGRAVLGTVDDVQKQDIDADPATYGYGDRVGHGGIAGAYDKQLRGVPGASVQIMRQDPEGALKPISEVFRREPQPGAALRTRLDTGTQTAADAAVATQPGHRTALVALRISDGSILAAANGPGAAEENLAFTAQVPPGSTFKMVTALGLLDAGAVQAETPVDCPKTFLVEGRTFKNSDFFELGTVPFRTDFAKSCNTAFAALAPKLGADGLAAAGRTLGLEGSWQVGLDAFTGKVSTGGPGVERAAAAIGQGTTLVSPLAMACATAAVARGQWSQPTLVAPDTPDVPAAAGPGPQLKAGSVEPLRAMMREVVTAGTATSLAKVPGDPVYGKTGTAEYDNDPAHAHAWFVGWQGDIAFAVFVEQGGSSTASAVPIAEKFLRALPARR
- a CDS encoding class I SAM-dependent methyltransferase, which gives rise to MPDPIFAERRLAAIYDPLDPDRSDLDAYLAMADEFGARSVLDVGCGTGTFACLLAERGLAVIGMDPAAASLEVARAKPGADRVRWIHGYVTDLPALQVDLVTMTANVAQVFLTDEDWTAVLRAAYAALRPGGRLVFETRDPAARAWLEWNHDRSHQRTVVPGVGAVESWVDLLGVHGDLVSFRGSYVFAADGARLTSESTLRFRHRDEVSTGLTATGFAVRDVRQAPDRPGREMVFVAQRPD